The Papaver somniferum cultivar HN1 chromosome 3, ASM357369v1, whole genome shotgun sequence genome includes a region encoding these proteins:
- the LOC113357524 gene encoding acyl-CoA-binding domain-containing protein 4-like, with protein sequence MAMARSSSSLAYPERFYAAASYVGFNGSSSDMTSVTSKFKNDVAVLLYGLYHQATIGPCNIPKPRAWNPVELSKWTSWHGLGNMATTEAMRLFVKILEEEDPAWYSRVPEFFIEPVVDVEMNVSDIKNPDMKSLTQNGDSLPEPKTITTENGMSLETQDKDVVLEGIGSVDVYDQWVAPVLSGQRPKSRYEHGAAVVQNKMYIFGGNHNGRYLNDIQVLDLRSLAWSKVEVKAGTEPLESSSPTPLAPCAGHSLVPWDNKLLSVAGHTKNPSESITVKAFDLQSGTWSTLKTYGKAPASRGGQSVTRVGSSLVMFGGEDAKRTLLNDLHILDLESLTWDDVDAVGVPPSPRSDHVAAVHAERYLLIFGGGSHATCFSDLHVLDMQTMEWSKPTQKGELPTARAGHAGVTVGENWFIVGGGDNKSGVSETIVLNMSTLVWSVLTTVQGRVPMASEGLSIVLSSCNGEDVLVSFGGYNGRYSNEVNVLKPSRKSATQSKIAEENPMPESVATQQNGTSVMRGSEYDHEAGSEGKVREIAMDNADMEHAGSKETSEHYIAALKSEKEELEAEIAKEKLQSLQLKQELVEAETRNTDITKELQSVRGQLASEQSRCFKLEVDVAELRQKLQTMETLQKELELLQRQKAASEQAALNAKQRQSSGGVWGWLAGSPQDQKADDS encoded by the exons ATGGCAATGGCGAGGTCAAGCTCTAGCCTCGCTTATCCAGAGAGATTTTATGCAGCTGCTTCATACGTAGGATTTAATGGATCTTCTTCAGATATGACATCAGTTACTTCTAAATTCAAAAATGATGTTGCTGTTTTACTCTATGGACTCTATCACCAA GCAACAATAGGACCTTGCAATATTCCAAAGCCTAGAGCTTGGAATCCGGTGGAGCTGAGCAAATGGACTAG CTGGCACGGGCTAGGAAACATGGCTACTACAGAAGCAATGCGTCTTTTTGTGAAGATTTTGGAG GAAGAAGATCCAGCATGGTATTCGAGAGTCCCTGAATTTTTTATCGAGCCAGTTGTAGATGTGGAAATGAATGTGAGTGATATTAAG AATCCTGATATGAAGTCACTTACTCAGAATGGGGATTCTTTACCTGAGCCAAAGACAATTACTACTGAAAATGGAATGTCGTTGGAGACTCAAGATAAAGATGTTGTCTTGGAGGGCATTGGTTCAGTGGATGTGTATGATCAATGGGTTGCACCTGTGCTATCCGGTCAGCGCCCCAAATCTCGATATGAG CATGGAGCAGCAGTAGTTCAGAATAAAATGTATATTTTTGGTGGAAACCACAATGGTCGTTACCTTAATGATATTCAG GTTTTGGATTTGAGAAGCTTGGCATGGTCCAAGGTAGAGGTCAAGGCAGGGACCGAGCCTCTGGAATCGTCGTCTCCGACTCCTTTGGCTCCTTGTGCCGGACATTCCTTG GTACCATGGGATAATAAGCTTCTATCTGTGGCTGGACATACCAAAAACCCTTCTGAATCCATCACAG TGAAGGCATTTGATTTGCAGTCTGGGACTTGGTCAACATTAAAGACTTACGGAAAGGCACCG GCCTCACGTGGAGGTCAGTCAGTAACGCGTGTTGGGTCAAGTTTAGTAATGTTTGGTGGTGAAGACGCAAAGAGAACTCTGCTTAATGATCTACATATTCTTGACCTTGAAAGCCTGACTTGGGATGATGTTGATGCCGT GGGGGTGCCTCCTTCTCCGAGGTCTGACCATGTTGCTGCAGTACATGCAGAACGCTACCTGCTTATCTTCGGTGGAGGGTCACATGCTACGTGCTTCAGCGACTTGCATGTACTTGACATGCAGACT ATGGAATGGTCAAAACCAACACAGAAGGGTGAACTTCCAACTGCACGAGCGGGTCATGCTGGTGTGACTGTGGGAGAAAACTGGTTTATCGTTGGTGGAGGTGATAATAAAAGTG GTGTCTCGGAAACTATTGTGCTCAACATGTCGACACTTGTTTGGTCAGTTTTGACCACTGTCCAAGGACGAGTTCCTATGGCAAGCGAG GGGTTGAGCATAGTTCTGAGCTCCTGCAATGGTGAAGATGTTCTTGTGTCTTTTGGAGGATACAACGGGCGTTACAGCAATGAG GTTAATGTTCTTAAACCTAGTCGTAAATCAGCAACGCAATCAAAGATCGCAGAAGAGAATCCTATGCCTGAAAGTGTTGCTACCCAACAGAATGGGACAAGTGTTATGAGGGGTTCGGAGTACGACCATGAAGCAGGCTCAGAAGGAAAAGTAAGGGAAATCGCCATGGACAATGCTGACATGGAG CACGCCGGAAGCAAGGAAACTAGTGAGCATTATATTGCAGCACTTAAGTCGGAGAAAGAAGAACTTGAAGCAGAAATTGCTAAAGAGAAATTGCAATCCCTTCAACTTAAGCAAGAGTTGGTTGAAGCTGAGACAAGAAACACAGACATTACCAAG GAACTTCAATCTGTCCGTGGCCAGTTGGCTTCTGAGCAATCTAGGTGTTTTAAGCTGGAG GTTGACGTTGCAGAGCTACGACAGAAGCTCCAAACTATGGAAACCTTGCAAAAGGAACTTGAATTGCTCCAACGCCAGAAAGCTGCATCCGAACAAGCTGCCTTAAATGCTAAACAAAGGCAAAGCTCTGGTGGTGTCTGGGGTTGGCTTGCAGGATCTCCTCAAGATCAAAAAGCTGATGATTCCTAG